Proteins encoded within one genomic window of Humulus lupulus chromosome 1, drHumLupu1.1, whole genome shotgun sequence:
- the LOC133822613 gene encoding uncharacterized protein LOC133822613, whose translation MGSIYTSLFSGWCFTNNNPWIDKGRIIIAWNPRVFSLDFRDQLWKDLQELAVAITDPWLVIGDFNEIISLHERIGKKVTTKLSSKFMDCLTSCHLEDLKFSGCFYTWNNKQRAEEKIYSKIDRALVNSQWTDYFPNSEAVFLPEGIFDHSPILVHFALELKMEKKPFRYFRMWKEATCYEDKVQTSWNIPVAGTAMFQVMSKLKRLKQVLVSINREGFSDIQQTEFKASLLLKELQEKL comes from the exons ATGGGTTCTATTTACACTAGTTTGTTTTCTGGATGGTGCTTCACTAATAACAACCCTTGGATTGATAAAGGTAGAATAATAATTGCTTGGAACCCGAGAGTGTTTTCTCTGGATTTCAG GGATCAGCTATGGAAAGATTTACAAGAATTGGCCGTAGCTATAACTGATCCTTGGCTGGTGATAGGGGATTTTAATGAGATTATCTCACTACATGAAAGAATAGGCAAAAAGGTTACTACTAAGCTCTCTAGCAAATTTATGGACTGCTTGACATCTTGTCATCTGGAGGACTTAAAATTTTCAGGTTGCTTCTATACGTGGAATAACAAGCAGAGAGCAGAGGAGAAGATCTATTCAAAGATTGATAGGGCCTTAGTTAATTCACAATGGACAGACTATTTTCCTAACTCAGAAGCTGTGTTTCTACCGGAAGGGATCTTCGATCATAGTCCAATTCTTGTTCATTTTGCCTTGGAGTTGAAAATGGAGAAGAAGCCATTTAGATACTTTCGGATGTGGAAAGAAGCAACATGTTATGAAGACAAGGTTCAGACCAGTTGGAACATACCAGTTGCTGGTACTGCAATGTTTCAAGTGATGTCTAAACTGAAAAGACTGAAACAGGTGTTAGTGAGTATAAATAGAGAGGGTTTTTCTGATATACAACAGACAGAATTTAAGGCAAGTCTCTTATTGAAGGAGCTTCAGGAAAAATTGTAG